The DNA segment CCTCTCGGTCTTCTCGTTCTTGAGCAGGCCGAGGGCCGCGCGTCGGACGACGCTGAGGTTGGCGTCCGCGAGGCCCGTCCGGACGCGGCAGCGGTCCTCGCCGAAGGTCACGTCGAGCTGCCAGTGCAGCGAGTTCTCGATGGGCCTGTCATACTGCCCTCCAGGTGACAAGTTGTGCGAGAGGGGGAGCGAGCCGCACTGCCTCGACCCCCTCCGGATCGGATAGTCAAGATCAATCGTCACGCGGCCCGGGCGTCCGCAATCGGGCCAGCTGCTCCTGATGATTCCAGAGTCGGGGATATTCTTTCAAGCCCCGCAGCCGGTCCAGCTCGGTCGCGTCGATCCACACCGCCCAGGGGCCGCCACGCCCACCCGATTGGCGCGCGTGCAGCCAGCCTTTCTTCCGCCAGCCGTGCAGCGTATACGGCGATAAGGCCAGGGTCTGCGCCAGGTCGTGCAACCACACCTCGCCCGACGACAGGGCGCCCGCCGCCGCCGAGCGCGGCACGCGCGGCCTCAGCTCAATCTCATGGAGCAGCCGTCGTACAATCCCGCCCGTGAAACGGGTCGCCCGCTTCGGCGGCCGAAATCCTTCCCGGTCGAGGATCGTCGCGATCGCGTTCGGCGTCTCTCCCCGACCATGCAGAGCCGCGAGTCGCCCTGACAGCGGTTTCCATTGCTGTTGCTTTTTATATCCGAAGACTTCCCGCCGCAGCATCCGCTGCCGCACCGCACCTCCGGCCCATTCGACACGCACTACGACATGATCATCTTCTGAATTCAAGGTCAGCACCACCCGTTCGATGAGGAGCCTCACGATCCGGCGGCGGTCCGCGTTCGTCGTCGTGGGGGCATGCCACAAGGTCGGGATTTCCGCGGCCAGGCGGCGGATCCGCTCCCGGTCGGCCTCGCCCAAGACTCGCGGCTGCGCCCCGAGGAAACGATCGAAGCCCTCCTCCACCTTTCGGACGGCCTGCAACGCCTCGTCCCAGCGACGCTCCAGGGTGCGGCCCACCAGGCGATTCTCCGGCTCGCAGGCGTGGTATTGCCGGCCGGCCCGATCGGCCTCGTATCGCGCCCGCTCGACTCGACGCTCCCAGTCGCGGATCGCTTGACGTCGCTGCTCATCGACCCGTGACGCGGCCTCGAGGCTGGCGTCCAGGGCCGCCGGTTGCAAAGCCTCCAGGACCTCCTGGGCGACCCAGGCCTCGGCGTCGACCACCGAGACCGATTGACGCAGGGGTAGGCCATAGTCCGATCGCAGCGTGCTGCAGACGTACGTGGGACGACCGCCGCTCCGCCTGTAGCGCACGTACATCCGACGCCCGCATCGCCCGCACCGCACGACCCCCGCCAGCAAGGCGGCCCCGTCCCGCACCGCGCCGGGCGACTCGACTCGCGACCGGTTCGCCGCCATCCGCCTCCGGTTCGTCTCGAACCGGTCCCAACTGATATACGCCGGGTGCCGGTCCCTCAGGAAGACCTGGCACTCCTCCGCCGCCAGCCCGCTCTCGCGGCCGCTATTGGGACTGCCGGGCTTCCGGCGTCGCGGATCGACCGGACGAAACCCATAGATGTAAGCACCGGCATAGATGGGGTGCCGGAGGATGTGGCGGACGGTCTCCCGGCATGGGGGACGCCAGTCCAGCTCCCCGCGATCGGGCCCGCCGCGACGACGCAACGGCATCCGGATTCCGCAGGCGATCAGGTGGCGGAGGACGCCATGAACCGTCCCCTGCCGATCGAACTGATCGAAGACCGTGCGGACGATCTCCTGGACCTGCTCGTCCGGGTCCAGGGCGACCTCTCCGGCCGGCGACTTCACATACCCGACCGGGACGGCGACCACCAACTCCCCGCGACGGGCCTTGTTCAATTTCCCCTGATACATCCTCTGTTTGAGGACGTGCAGCTCGGCTTCATTCATCATGCCGGTCAGCCCGAGCAGGAGGCGATCCGAGTATTCGGTCGGGTCGTAGATCGATTCCGCGTCGGCGAGCAGGACGCGGAATCGGGCGCAGAGATCGATCAAGTGGTGCCAATCCTTGCAGGATCGGGCCAGCCGGCTCATCTCCAGGCCGAGGATCAACCCCACCCGATCCAGGGCGACCTCGGCGAGCAACCGCTGGAACCCCGCCCGGCCTTCGATCGATCGCCCGCTCTTGCCCAGGTCGTCGTCGATCACGTGGACCTGGGGCCGCGACCATCCCAGGTCGACGGCCCGGTCGGTCAAGGCGTATTGGCGGGCCGTGGATTCCTGATGCTCGAGGACCTGCTGCGGCGTCGACTGCCGGATGTAGACGACGGCGGACCGGTCGAGATGCCAGGACTTGAGCTTGGGGGACGCTGGCGCGTCATGCGAGAGGGTGGTCATGACTCGCCTCCCCCGTCGCAACCGCGTCGGCGCCCAGGGGACGTGCGAGGAGTTCGGCGAGGAGGCGTTGGAGCCTCCGCCGACGATCCGGCGGGAGTTGGGCCCAGATCGCGGTCAGTGGGTCCGGCGGAGATGCCGTGGGCGGGGGGGGACGCAGTTGGATTCGCTGTCGAGCATGAGGTGCCTCCGTGGTCCTGAGAGCGGGTGTCGCTCCACGCGGCCAACGCCAACAGGGCGTCTACGGCGATGGTAATCGGCCCTTCCGACGGCGCACAAGCTGTCGCTTCGTGGGTCTTCTGGCCGGGGGATCTCGATCCCCCAGTGGCCTCGCACGGCCTCGGCGAACGCCCGGGCGTCGAGGCGGCGGCTCAGGATGTAGTACCGCACCGCGTCGCTCGGCTTCCCGTCGCGCGTCGAGACGTTGATCGCGACGCCGATCGCCGCCAGGCCGGGCCATCGCTCGCGGTCGGGGAGGTCGGCCGGGGCGTCGCAGACGTAGTAGGCCCGGTGGTCGGCCCGGCCGTGCCCCTTCTCCTTCGTCTCGTGCCGCGTCACGGCGACCGTGGCGAAGTCGTCCTCCATGTGCCCCAGGAAGTGGCCCTCGACCCCGCGGTGCAGCGTCGGCTGATTGTCCTTCACGGCCAGGACGTAGTCGGCCTTCCGATCGCGGATCGCCCCGGCGATCTCGACCTGGCAGCCCATCGCGTCGATCGTGACCAGGCAGCCCTCAAGCTCCAGGAGTTCGGGGATCGCCGTGATCTCGTTCGACTTCGCGTCGACGACCACCTGCCCTAGGCTCAGCCGGGCGTCCGTCGCCCAGGCCGAGACCATGTAGATCGCCGACTTGCCCGAGGCCCGGTCGAAACTCCCGCGCAACGTCTTGCCGTCGATCGCCACGACCCGACCTGCGGTCGCCTCGTGGAGCGCGGCGATCCAGCCCAGCAGGCAGGCCTCGAAGGCCCTCGTGTCGAGCGCGCGGAAGATGGCGTTGAAGCGGTCGTGCAACGGGACCCCGGCGGAGAGGTCGAGGAACTTCGACAGCCAGTCGCGCCGCTCGCGGCCCCACAATGCGATGGAGACGAAGTCGTCGGCCCCGGCGACGACGGCGCAGACCGCGATGGCGACGACGTTGATCAGCGGGTGCATAACCTTGCGCCGCCGCGGGTCGGCGAGGCTCGCGAAGTGGTCGTGGAGGCGTACGGAAGGGGGCGAGGGGTCGGGCTCGGGCGTCGGCATGATCGATCCAGGACCTTGGGCGGCCCGCCCGCCGGGCTGCCGCCCGGCCATCGCGGGCCGATCCTCAAGATCTTCGCAGGTCACCCATCATGGCGCAATCGCCCTGGGCGGCACCGCCGGTTCGCGAAGAATTCGGTCA comes from the Paludisphaera mucosa genome and includes:
- a CDS encoding ISAs1 family transposase, coding for MPTPEPDPSPPSVRLHDHFASLADPRRRKVMHPLINVVAIAVCAVVAGADDFVSIALWGRERRDWLSKFLDLSAGVPLHDRFNAIFRALDTRAFEACLLGWIAALHEATAGRVVAIDGKTLRGSFDRASGKSAIYMVSAWATDARLSLGQVVVDAKSNEITAIPELLELEGCLVTIDAMGCQVEIAGAIRDRKADYVLAVKDNQPTLHRGVEGHFLGHMEDDFATVAVTRHETKEKGHGRADHRAYYVCDAPADLPDRERWPGLAAIGVAINVSTRDGKPSDAVRYYILSRRLDARAFAEAVRGHWGIEIPRPEDPRSDSLCAVGRADYHRRRRPVGVGRVERHPLSGPRRHLMLDSESNCVPPRPRHLRRTH
- a CDS encoding recombinase family protein, with amino-acid sequence MTTLSHDAPASPKLKSWHLDRSAVVYIRQSTPQQVLEHQESTARQYALTDRAVDLGWSRPQVHVIDDDLGKSGRSIEGRAGFQRLLAEVALDRVGLILGLEMSRLARSCKDWHHLIDLCARFRVLLADAESIYDPTEYSDRLLLGLTGMMNEAELHVLKQRMYQGKLNKARRGELVVAVPVGYVKSPAGEVALDPDEQVQEIVRTVFDQFDRQGTVHGVLRHLIACGIRMPLRRRGGPDRGELDWRPPCRETVRHILRHPIYAGAYIYGFRPVDPRRRKPGSPNSGRESGLAAEECQVFLRDRHPAYISWDRFETNRRRMAANRSRVESPGAVRDGAALLAGVVRCGRCGRRMYVRYRRSGGRPTYVCSTLRSDYGLPLRQSVSVVDAEAWVAQEVLEALQPAALDASLEAASRVDEQRRQAIRDWERRVERARYEADRAGRQYHACEPENRLVGRTLERRWDEALQAVRKVEEGFDRFLGAQPRVLGEADRERIRRLAAEIPTLWHAPTTTNADRRRIVRLLIERVVLTLNSEDDHVVVRVEWAGGAVRQRMLRREVFGYKKQQQWKPLSGRLAALHGRGETPNAIATILDREGFRPPKRATRFTGGIVRRLLHEIELRPRVPRSAAAGALSSGEVWLHDLAQTLALSPYTLHGWRKKGWLHARQSGGRGGPWAVWIDATELDRLRGLKEYPRLWNHQEQLARLRTPGPRDD